In Microbulbifer agarilyticus, the DNA window CACGCTTCTGGGCGTTGTTCATCTTCCCCCACTGGCTGATCTCCGTACCGGAACGAAAACACCCCTCACAGATGTCCTCACTGTTCAACGCACACACGGAAACGCACGGAGACTTTACTGGAAACTCAAACATCGGCTCAGGCTCTTTATCCTTTACGCGGCTCCAGTCACTCTCAGACATGACTCAGACCTCAACCAGCTCTTCCGCAAAGCGCTGGCCGTTCGCCACATACACATCACTACTCAATTTCAGCAACTCAAACGTCGACTCGTCCAACGTCTTCATCACCTTGGCGGGGCTACCCAGTACCAGCGAAAAATCTGGAATCTCCATATTTTCCTTCACCAGCGCATTCGCCCCAATGATGCAACAACGCCCAATCTTGGCCCCATTCAACACCACCGCGTTCATCCCCACCAGGGAATATTCGCCAATCTCGCAACCGTGCAAGGTCACATTGTGCCCCACGGTCACACCAGTACCGATGGTCAACGGTTTGCCCGGATCGTTGTGCAGCACCGAGCCATCCTGAACGTTGGCCCGCTCGCCGATGGTAATTAGCTCGTTATCGCCGCGGATCACCGCGTTAAACCACACCGAACTGTGGGGCATCATCAGCACATTGCCGATTACCCGCGCGCCGGGCGCGACATAATGGCCTTCACCCTCAAGCTGTGGCTGTTTATCGCCCAATCTGTACAGCATGCGACCTCCGGCAATCAGTGCTACGTCGTTGAAATAAGCCGCGTATTATCCCGCCCGCCGGGTTGGATTGCCACCCTCAGGGCACCCCAGCCACCCGTGACCAGCCAGACAAATCAGCCAATCAGAACCCCTTCCAGCGCCAACAGCCGCGCCTTCATCTCGATGCCCCCCGCATACCCGGTCAGCGACCCGTCGGCGCCGATGACCCGATGGCAGGGAACGACGATGGAAAGCGGGTTGGCACCATTGGCCCGGGCCACTGCGCGCACCGCTTTGGGGTTGCCAATCGCCTCTGCCAGCTCGCGGTAACTACGGGTCTCGCCAAAAGGGATCGCACACAGTGCGCGCCACACGGACTGCTGAAATGGTGTGCC includes these proteins:
- a CDS encoding DUF1289 domain-containing protein, with product MSESDWSRVKDKEPEPMFEFPVKSPCVSVCALNSEDICEGCFRSGTEISQWGKMNNAQKREVLSKCQERAVEMKRVWWTD
- a CDS encoding gamma carbonic anhydrase family protein, giving the protein MLYRLGDKQPQLEGEGHYVAPGARVIGNVLMMPHSSVWFNAVIRGDNELITIGERANVQDGSVLHNDPGKPLTIGTGVTVGHNVTLHGCEIGEYSLVGMNAVVLNGAKIGRCCIIGANALVKENMEIPDFSLVLGSPAKVMKTLDESTFELLKLSSDVYVANGQRFAEELVEV
- a CDS encoding methylated-DNA--[protein]-cysteine S-methyltransferase, encoding MIWYQIYPSAFGELGIAASEAGLVGIDLQAGKRPLPVREGWLQASTPHTDLAFEQLEAYFAGELQSFDLPQGAAGTPFQQSVWRALCAIPFGETRSYRELAEAIGNPKAVRAVARANGANPLSIVVPCHRVIGADGSLTGYAGGIEMKARLLALEGVLIG